TTTCATACCTTTTAAAATAAATATTATATTTCCGTCCATAAAGTTTATTCTCCTTATTATTTAGTTGTTCCTAGCCATTTTAAAGAAATTTGGTCAAATGTTCCATCTTTTTTCATTTCATCTAGTAATCTATTGATTTCATCTAGTAAGGCTTTGTCATCTTTTCTTAAAGCTATTGCAAAGTATTCATCTGATAAAGATTCTTCAGAGAAGCTTAAAGTATTTTCTTAGCATTGTAGTATTTTCCAGAGATGGCGTCCATAACAACTGCATCTGTTCTTCCAGCTTCAAGATCAAGAAGTGCTTCAACATTTGTTGCATATTTTTTAATTCCTTTAAGTTTTGGTGCAATGGCATTTCTTTCAACTGCTTGAGCTCCAGAGCTTCCTAATTGAACTCCTACTACTTTTCCTTCCAATTCACTGACTTTATTTATTTCATTACCTTTTCTAGAAAAAATAATCTGTCCATCTACCAGATATGGAGTAGAGAAGGCAGCTTGTTTGCTTCTTTCTTCTGTTATTGTCATT
Above is a window of Fusobacterium varium DNA encoding:
- the fliY gene encoding Sulfate starvation-induced protein 7 — encoded protein: MKKLFMAVLVIMVSASISLFAADNSLEKVKKDGYFTVGLDATFAPMGFRDENEEIVGFDIDLAKEVAKRMGVEVKFKPCEWDGIIFDLRSKNIDMVWNGMTITEERSKQAAFSTPYLVDGQIIFSRKGNEINKVSELEGKVVGVQLGSSGAQAVERNAIAPKLKGIKKYATNVEALLDLEAGRTDAVVMDAISGKYYNAKKIL